Below is a window of Fibrobacter sp. UWB11 DNA.
TCGGCGTGAAGGCCGACCTCATCATCGGTTGCGCTGGCGGTGGTTCTAACCTCGGCGGTCTCGTGAGCCCGTTCATCGGTGAAAAGCTCCGTGGCGAAGCCGACTACGATATTCTCGCTGTGGAACCGGCAAGCTGCCCGAGCTTCACTCGCGGTAAGTACGCTTATGACTTCTGCGACACCGGTAAGGTTTGCCCGCTCGCCAAGATGTACACACTCGGTTCTAGCTTCATCCCGTCTGCAAACCACGCTGGTGGCCTCCGCTACCACGGTATGAGCAGCATTCTCTCTGAACTTTACGATCAGGGCCTCATGCGTGCAACGTCTGTCGAACAAACTAAGGTTTTCGAAGCCGCAAAGCTCTTCGCCCAGACCGAAGGTATCCTCCCGGCTCCGGAATCCAGCCACGCCATCCGCGCAACGATCGACGAAGCTCTCAAGTGCAAGGAATCTGGAGAGGCCAAGAACATCGTGTTCGGCCTCACCGGTACGGGTTACTTCGACATGGTCGCCTACCAGAAGTTCAATGACGGCGAAATGAGCGACTACATCCCGACGGATGAAGACATCGCCAAGAGCCTCGCACAGCTTCCGAAGGTCGAAGGCTAAAAAATCCTAATGGACCCTATCAGCCGAAGGCCTCCAGGGTGACACTTCAGACTTGCATGTCATTCTGGAGCCTCGAAGAGGCGATAGAATCCAAAAAGCAAAAAGCCCCGGATTAATCCGGGGCTTTTGCATTACCGAAACTTTTCGTTTTACTTAGCCCAAAGAACTTGAGGCCAATCCTGACCTTCTTCGCTGAGCATAAACAACGGCTTCATTTTAGAATCAAGCACAATGGTACGCGGCAAGCTGATTTCTTCATTCTCTTTGACCAAACCAAAGCCTTCCGTAAGACGTTTAAATGGGTCGATTACAACTGTGAATACAGATGCGTTCAACTTTTGTATCCACTTTTTAATGGCCCCTTCATCACGTTCGCCAATATTGACAAGCACTACGGAAACGTTATTCTTTTTGAGCTCATCATAATTTTCGACCAAACGCTTTACACCAACTCTACAAGGAATGCACCACGTTGCAAAATAAACAAGAGCAGTGCGTTCACTCTTTTGGGTAAGCTTTTGCAAATGCACGCGTGTAAAAGGCACCATGCTTTCCGAGAACTCGCGAACAGCAAACCATGGCAACGAATCCGCAATCGTTTTTGGCAATTCAATTTTACGCGACTTTTCAGAATCCGAAGCCGGTGCAGCAAACGAGAGCGATGCAGTCAAAAAAGCAACAAGAAACAAAATACGAATCATTCCAATCTCCACTTGTTCAATTCTTTTGCCCAGTCGTTAAACCAATCACCATTCGAAATGTTCTGGTTCAAACGCTCTAAAGCCTCACTCTTGTCGTAGCGGCCATTTCCCTTTACTTTACCATTTACGCTAAAGTAAGATTCGCCATCACAACTCGAGCCATTCAGAGTCAACGTAGCCGTGCAAGAAAGTCCAAGACTTTTTTCAATACATTGTGCAGGCGAGACATTCAGCTTTAACAAAAGTCCGCCCTCAGAACATTCTGCCGCACGCACCGGATACTTTGCCGAGATACGTTCAAACACAGAACGACGCTGTTCTGCAGATTCATCCGCACCATTTTCTTCTTGATAATAAAAAGCATATCTTGAACGGAAGTCATTATACTTCTGCTGAGCGGCATCGAAAACAGGCTTTATATCTTTTTCGGATTTCACGCCAAGGCCATGAAGAACATCCTCAACCGCAAGCAAGCGCACATAAACTTCGCGAGCATTTTTAAACGCTTTATT
It encodes the following:
- a CDS encoding TlpA disulfide reductase family protein; this translates as MIRILFLVAFLTASLSFAAPASDSEKSRKIELPKTIADSLPWFAVREFSESMVPFTRVHLQKLTQKSERTALVYFATWCIPCRVGVKRLVENYDELKKNNVSVVLVNIGERDEGAIKKWIQKLNASVFTVVIDPFKRLTEGFGLVKENEEISLPRTIVLDSKMKPLFMLSEEGQDWPQVLWAK